A region of the Phoenix dactylifera cultivar Barhee BC4 chromosome 10, palm_55x_up_171113_PBpolish2nd_filt_p, whole genome shotgun sequence genome:
agatgccataacagcAGGATTTTGTTGCATAGCAGCCACATTGGATACCTGTAAGAATttgttttttggaaaaaataagAGAATCCATTATaaattaccaaaaaaataaattagcaACTTCAAGAATGTATGGTCCAACTGCAACAAGAACAATGTCCTTCAAGACAAATACATCATAATTCTACTTCATAAACATGACATGTCATATTGTTTCTGAAAGGCCATAGTTTCTCAGATCTCACCTGGCTTAAACAGTGATGTTGATGGCTGGGCATTATCATGGGAGACTGCGTTGTGGCACTCACACAGGGACCCTGCAAATTTGTTTGATCAGAGGTAACAGTAATCAAACAGTCTTAAGCTGTATTAACACAAAAGCATATCAAAAATTAAATGCAATGGAATAATAAGAATGCCCAGGTACTCCATAACACAGTATAGAGTTCAGGAAGCTTGCTATCAGATGCCTTTGATAGCATCAAGAAAAGCTTCCTAGTAGATCTAAAATCTGGGTCTGGATGGTAAAGGACAAATATAATTCCTATGTAATGTTAATTGTCGATACCTGACTTAAATAGCAAAGTTGATTCGTAGCCACAACTGGAGAAAGTTGGGTATAAGCCATATTGGATCCCTGCACAGTTTATACTATAAGTAAAATACAAACAGCGTAACAAAAACAATTCAAAATATCTGTTGCAATCATCAGGTTTCTGGAAAGAGCGGTCAATCAAAATCATAGCAAGTGAACATAAAAGCTAATTCATGTACCCCAAAATGATACCGGGCTTAAGCAGTGAGGGTGATGGCCAGCCATTGCAATAGGAGGTTGTAGCCCAGCACTTGCATTGGAGCTCTGCAAAATTGTTTTATCGCAAACAACATTAAAACATACGATCCATCTGTAGGAAAGCAGAAAGTTGATCACAAATAAATGGCAAAGAGCAATAGAAAAGTTGATAAAAACAGAATGGACTTGCAAATAATTCTATGCAACAATCCAAGACCTTGCACAAAAAGGCTAgccaaagatattatttgggttccttagcCCTCCCTatatatccaagatctacccaatgcATAATCAAGGGATTAAATACATGCCCACATGTATTCTCACACACTCCTCCAGTTTAAACCCGAGCATTTTTGCCAGGCTAAATGTTCATatccaatcacaaataccatAAAAGGCCTGTGGTCGGCCTTGTACGAGACCATGTTGCAGTGTCTCCAAGTCCACATTAGCTATGAACCAGGTTTACTCTGATAATATTTGCAACAACCCAAGACcacacccaaaaaggctagccaaagatattatttagattccttGGCCCTATACAAACGTGGGACTAAGCACATGCCTATGCGGATCTTGacacagagagagaaagagctcCATACATGAGTGGCCAACCCAGCCCACCTTACATACACTCGTGTGTGGTAATTAGCCTAAAAGCCCACAAGCTCCACCATCAGCCCGTAATCAACTCCAAAATGGCCCATGTTGTAGggtcctctagtccacataagtcaTGGATTAGGTCTACTTTGAAACCATTTCTAACAACTCAGAATCTCACTCAAAGgtgttatttgggtttcttggtcttgtataagtacccaaagtATCTCCAGCACACAACCGATATGGAACTAAACAAACACTCGCACAAGTCCTTGTACACTCCTCTCGTATAAGTCCTGAAGATTTTATTAGGAAACAGATTTAAATTCaaccaaatccaatcacaaacaccacaacTAGCCCATGGTCATCCCCAAAAGGACCCGTGCTATAGTGCACCTACTCCATGTGGTCCAAGGCTTAAACAGGGGAAGTATATAAGAGCCCGTGatggcatgtgtttagtcccacgtcAGTTGTACGCTGGAAAAATCTTGGATACTGATACAAGctaaagaatccaaataatacctttcggctagcttTTCTAGATGAAATCCTAGGTCATTACATTCTACAAGATATATGATTGATACGGtaatttttgtcatcatcaataaaaacagGAAATTAATACAATAAACATGATGGAGCACAGTAAAGTGGATGTTCACAAACTACTGCCAATAAACAATACAAATAGCTTAAAGAAATAGCAAGGCAATATTGCGAacttcatacttcattaccagATTGCAACACTGAAGTTCATGGGCAGTCATAACAGGTGCAGATTGCTGCATATTTACATTACATGCATAAAACATAACCATTAAATGCAAGCAGAATACAACAAGAAAGCTTCTAAATGGCAGAGAAACGTTTCAGGCTTTAGTTACCTGACTCATAAAATGAAAGTCACTGCTATTCCTGGTAGAAAGACAATTCATACTCCTGCCATTGCCCAAAAGAAAGGTAACATGGATTAATAACCAAAAATTCTTCTAGGTAACAGCTTTTGACGTATTGATCTAATAAACTACCAATTTCATTTACTTTTATTTACCTGACCAAGTTTCTATGATACCCGCCTATAGCATCAGTTTGGTGTACACAACTCTTAGGTTCATTACTTGTGCTTGAAACCGAAGCCTGTGCACTTTGTCCTATACCCATAAATGACCAAAAAGGTTACTTAGACCTGTAATATCGTGTTTGACTTTCTGCAAATACTACACTCTTACCCTCTTTGCacttcattttcccttttccaTTAGGCATTTTGCTTGAGCTTAATTTTTTGTCAGACCTGGCAGTCTTTTTCTGCTTAGCTTGCTTATTCAGAAGCTTCATGCTACAATCTTGTTCTTTTTGCTTCACAATAGGCGCATCACGTGAAGGTGTCCTAATATGATCCAGAGTCACAAATAAATTCATTACATATCAACAAGCTACTGGGATGAGGATTCGTCAAcaggaaaatcagttttaaaagtaATAGAAGGGAAAGGAGTTTGCcatgtccccccccccccccccccttcctccttcaAAACAAATTTTTAATCTAGAAATGGATTAAGAGCATGCCCTTAAGGCATCAATGCAATTTTAAATTGCTAACAGTGTGCTTTTCGCAAAATTTCCTGGATAATGATACTCAAAATAAAAGGGAACAAATTTATAGATTTAGCATAGGAGCACCAACCACCCTCAATTGTTATTAGAGTCTTTCTTTGGTAAAATGATAAAGGGAATGAAATAAAGAGTGGAAGAAGAGAATAAAAAAGGAAACATATGAGAAGGAATAAGACAAAAAAGAATCCTTCTAGAAAAGATGGCTAAAACAGTAATTATACCATGATATGCCTTctttaaaagagagagagagagggagagagagagagaactaaGGGGATTATCTTATGATATCTCTTGGCCATCAGTGATAATGGAGGCTTCACTTTCAAAATCTATATATATTGAAACTGCATGAATTAAAATCAGACTTGATCTAAGGATACTTttttaaatctaaaataaaagcAAGAGCAACAAAAATGGTATAAAGTTATATAAATCTTACACTTAAGCTACTATAAGTATTCTTAATGACTCCTATGAGCATGCATTTCTTAAATTagccttttttttccctttcaagGGTGCTAATTTACCATGTTCACGTTACTGGACAGAGGGTCTCAATTATCTGTAATAGTTACATGTGACTGGCTCCCCTACCCTCCCTGCCATCGTTGGCAAATTCTATCATTTAGACCCATTTCCTTCCTAAATCTGATTATGACCCAGTTCACTAACACATCCTGTACTGATCTTCAAAAGAATCTCCCATGAAATATTCAGCATTGAAACATATAAATTAAAACATGAGCATGTTCCAACAATTATGACACTGAGCATGTTGGTGTTTGACCTTGTCCACGCAGACTCCTACAAAAAGTTGAGCACTCACTACTTGTTCACAAACATTGCACATGCAAAGGACGTAAAtgaaaaattaaattacaaGTTTTATTCATGatactaaaaatgaaaataataagaaataatTAATGACAGTTACCATCTAGTAAATTTTGTTATTATGCCACTTACAATGGAAATGGATTTGCTAAGTTGCTAATGCTCGGAGTGCTTCTATGTTCATCTCTTTCAGCAATCTCTCTCAGACTATACCATAGTTTTCTCTTCCTTCTGCAGGACCCACCAACAGATTTTCCTGAATCTGTTGCTGCAGAACTGTTATGACAAGCAGATTGCTTATCTGAGCCTGATacacttactttctttttcttctttgatgctTTTTCACCAAGTTTCTCTGAAGGAGTGGCTGGACTCTCCTTATTGTGGACACTCAGTAAGGGTTGATGCTCACTAATTTTGGGAATCTCATCCGTAACATGTAACAAtttcctccttttccttttaGTTCCTCTGGCTTTATCTGAAGCTGTTGCAACAAAGCAATTTTTAGCAGTATGCATGTCTGACTCAGATACGCTCgctttccttttcctctttgACAAGATACTACTCTTTTTCTCCACAGGAATTACTAGATTATCACTGCTTCTGCATTTTTGGGTTTTGTACTCACTACTTTTTGGAGTCTCCTTCAAATTACACAAGGCTTTCCTACTTTTCTTGAACTTACTAAGAATTTTTCCCTCACTAGCATCTTCTCTGTCTAATCCTGATATACCCactttgcttttcttctttgatAAGATCATGTGAGTTTTCTCCATAGGTGTCACCTTTCTGTTCTTGTTAAGATCCTTAGCTGCTTCAATTTCCCCAGAACTAGTGATTTCTGATGCAGAAACAGATTTCGAATTCAGATAAATGCTTTCTTTCTTGTTCTTATATAATTCCCCCTTAGCTAGCGaatctttcataccatttcCTGCTTTCTTATCTGTCGACCTACGGGGTTGTGAGATCGAAATGCATCTTGGTTTTGTAGCTAGTAGCTCTTTCACATGGCCTGTTGGTGTGCCCCCTTTCAAGTTCCGGTGAGAACAGAAATGGCATTTGTAAATAATGTTGTTCTGGGTGGATGCTTTGATCTCATTCTTATCAATTCGAACAGTGCAGTTATAACCAGGCTGTAGAATGGTTTCGCATCTGCACACAAATTTTGAGAATGGAACATAGATATTGAAACTCAAACAAAAACCTAGCGTTTAgcatgccaaagccaactagtaaAACAAATCTCACCTTtcacaaggaaaaagaaatggaTCTAGAGGAGCTCCAGCAGCCTCTGCATGAGCAGCCAAGAGGCG
Encoded here:
- the LOC103703120 gene encoding uncharacterized protein LOC103703120 isoform X7, encoding MGHQGATIREESTGKKCFNVRSILRLKHLQKMATWTGKEAPVRPLSAFFGRLLAAHAEAAGAPLDPFLFPCERCETILQPGYNCTVRIDKNEIKASTQNNIIYKCHFCSHRNLKGGTPTGHVKELLATKPRCISISQPRRSTDKKAGNGMKDSLAKGELYKNKKESIYLNSKSVSASEITSSGEIEAAKDLNKNRKVTPMEKTHMILSKKKSKVGISGLDREDASEGKILSKFKKSRKALCNLKETPKSSEYKTQKCRSSDNLVIPVEKKSSILSKRKRKASVSESDMHTAKNCFVATASDKARGTKRKRRKLLHVTDEIPKISEHQPLLSVHNKESPATPSEKLGEKASKKKKKVSVSGSDKQSACHNSSAATDSGKSVGGSCRRKRKLWYSLREIAERDEHRSTPSISNLANPFPLSMNCLSTRNSSDFHFMSQSSNASAGLQPPIAMAGHHPHCLSPGSNMAYTQLSPVVATNQLCYLSQGPCVSATTQSPMIMPSHQHHCLSQVSNVAAMQQNPAVMASDQLHFLALGPNMSAVQQSPIAIDGQQVHHLSQVCDRSAMLQSPIAMAGHQLHCLGQGPNMTIMHQSPVAMAAHQLHILGQASNLHCLQQSPVVISGHQIHHLNQESSGDAILQPPAFVTDHPLHSLSQEALMVAQPGLFPHYRDITGSSCYLQGQDGTSALGLYHLGQVQGMIPVGAVNPEGPHGISSLDLNNPGQVVLHHHGWL
- the LOC103703120 gene encoding uncharacterized protein LOC103703120 isoform X6 codes for the protein MGHQGATIREESTGKKCFNVRSILRLKHLQKMATWTGKEAPVRPLSAFFGRLLAAHAEAAGAPLDPFLFPCERCETILQPGYNCTVRIDKNEIKASTQNNIIYKCHFCSHRNLKGGTPTGHVKELLATKPRCISISQPRRSTDKKAGNGMKDSLAKGELYKNKKESIYLNSKSVSASEITSSGEIEAAKDLNKNRKVTPMEKTHMILSKKKSKVGISGLDREDASEGKILSKFKKSRKALCNLKETPKSSEYKTQKCRSSDNLVIPVEKKSSILSKRKRKASVSESDMHTAKNCFVATASDKARGTKRKRRKLLHVTDEIPKISEHQPLLSVHNKESPATPSEKLGEKASKKKKKVSVSGSDKQSACHNSSAATDSGKSVGGSCRRKRKLWYSLREIAERDEHRSTPSISNLANPFPLSMNCLSTRNSSDFHFMSQQSAPVMTAHELQCCNLSSNASAGLQPPIAMAGHHPHCLSPGSNMAYTQLSPVVATNQLCYLSQGPCVSATTQSPMIMPSHQHHCLSQVSNVAAMQQNPAVMASDQLHFLALGPNMSAVQQSPIAIDGQQVHHLSQVCDRSAMLQSPIAMAGHQLHCLGQGPNMTIMHQSPVAMAAHQLHILGQASNLHCLQQSPVVISGHQIHHLNQESSGDAILQPPAFVTDHPLHSLSQEALMVAQPGLFPHYRDITGSSCYLQGQDGTSALGLYHLGQVQGMIPVGAVNPEGPHGISSLDLNNPGQVVLHHHGWL
- the LOC103703120 gene encoding uncharacterized protein LOC103703120 isoform X5 is translated as MGHQGATIREESTGKKCFNVRSILRLKHLQKMATWTGKEAPVRPLSAFFGRLLAAHAEAAGAPLDPFLFPCERCETILQPGYNCTVRIDKNEIKASTQNNIIYKCHFCSHRNLKGGTPTGHVKELLATKPRCISISQPRRSTDKKAGNGMKDSLAKGELYKNKKESIYLNSKSVSASEITSSGEIEAAKDLNKNRKVTPMEKTHMILSKKKSKVGISGLDREDASEGKILSKFKKSRKALCNLKETPKSSEYKTQKCRSSDNLVIPVEKKSSILSKRKRKASVSESDMHTAKNCFVATASDKARGTKRKRRKLLHVTDEIPKISEHQPLLSVHNKESPATPSEKLGEKASKKKKKVSVSGSDKQSACHNSSAATDSGKSVGGSCRRKRKLWYSLREIAERDEHRSTPSISNLANPFPLTPSRDAPIVKQKEQDCSMKLLNKQAKQKKTARSDKKLSSSKMPNGKGKMKCKEGQSAQASVSSTSNEPKSCVHQTDAIGGYHRNLVRSMNCLSTRNSSDFHFMSQSSNASAGLQPPIAMAGHHPHCLSPGSNMAYTQLSPVVATNQLCYLSQGPCVSATTQSPMIMPSHQHHCLSQVSNVAAMQQNPAVMASDQLHFLALGPNMSAVQQSPIAIDGQQVHHLSQVCDRSAMLQSPIAMAGHQLHCLGQGPNMTIMHQSPVAMAAHQLHILGQASNLHCLQQSPVVISGHQIHHLNQESSGDAILQPPAFVTDHPLHSLSQEALMVAQPGLFPHYRDITGSSCYLQGQDGTSALGLYHLGQVQGMIPVGAVNPEGPHGISSLDLNNPGQVVLHHHGWL
- the LOC103703120 gene encoding uncharacterized protein LOC103703120 isoform X2, whose protein sequence is MGHQGATIREESTGKKCFNVRSILRLKHLQKMATWTGKEAPVRPLSAFFGRLLAAHAEAAGAPLDPFLFPCERCETILQPGYNCTVRIDKNEIKASTQNNIIYKCHFCSHRNLKGGTPTGHVKELLATKPRCISISQPRRSTDKKAGNGMKDSLAKGELYKNKKESIYLNSKSVSASEITSSGEIEAAKDLNKNRKVTPMEKTHMILSKKKSKVGISGLDREDASEGKILSKFKKSRKALCNLKETPKSSEYKTQKCRSSDNLVIPVEKKSSILSKRKRKASVSESDMHTAKNCFVATASDKARGTKRKRRKLLHVTDEIPKISEHQPLLSVHNKESPATPSEKLGEKASKKKKKVSVSGSDKQSACHNSSAATDSGKSVGGSCRRKRKLWYSLREIAERDEHRSTPSISNLANPFPLTPSRDAPIVKQKEQDCSMKLLNKQAKQKKTARSDKKLSSSKMPNGKGKMKCKEGQSAQASVSSTSNEPKSCVHQTDAIGGYHRNLVRSMNCLSTRNSSDFHFMSQQSAPVMTAHELQCCNLSSNASAGLQPPIAMAGHHPHCLSPGSNMAYTQLSPVVATNQLCYLSQGPCVSATTQSPMIMPSHQHHCLSQVSNVAAMQQNPAVMASDQLHFLALGPNMSAVQQSPIAIDGQQVHHLSQVCDRSAMLQSPIAMAGHQLHCLGQGPNMTIMHQSPVAMAAHQLHILGQASNLHCLQQSPVVISGHQIHHLNQESSGDAILQPPAFVTDHPLHSLSQEALMVAQPGLFPHYRDITGSSCYLQGQDGTSALGLYHLGQVQGMIPVGAVNPEGPHGISSLDLNNPGQVVLHHHGWL
- the LOC103703120 gene encoding uncharacterized protein LOC103703120 isoform X4 — its product is MGHQGATIREESTGKKCFNVRSILRLKHLQKMATWTGKEAPVRPLSAFFGRLLAAHAEAAGAPLDPFLFPCERCETILQPGYNCTVRIDKNEIKASTQNNIIYKCHFCSHRNLKGGTPTGHVKELLATKPRCISISQPRRSTDKKAGNGMKDSLAKGELYKNKKESIYLNSKSVSASEITSSGEIEAAKDLNKNRKVTPMEKTHMILSKKKSKVGISGLDREDASEGKILSKFKKSRKALCNLKETPKSSEYKTQKCRSSDNLVIPVEKKSSILSKRKRKASVSESDMHTAKNCFVATASDKARGTKRKRRKLLHVTDEIPKISEHQPLLSVHNKESPATPSEKLGEKASKKKKKVSVSGSDKQSACHNSSAATDSGKSVGGSCRRKRKLWYSLREIAERDEHRSTPSISNLANPFPLTPSRDAPIVKQKEQDCSMKLLNKQAKQKKTARSDKKLSSSKMPNGKGKMKCKEGQSAQASVSSTSNEPKSCVHQTDAIGGYHRNLVSGRSMNCLSTRNSSDFHFMSQSSNASAGLQPPIAMAGHHPHCLSPGSNMAYTQLSPVVATNQLCYLSQGPCVSATTQSPMIMPSHQHHCLSQVSNVAAMQQNPAVMASDQLHFLALGPNMSAVQQSPIAIDGQQVHHLSQVCDRSAMLQSPIAMAGHQLHCLGQGPNMTIMHQSPVAMAAHQLHILGQASNLHCLQQSPVVISGHQIHHLNQESSGDAILQPPAFVTDHPLHSLSQEALMVAQPGLFPHYRDITGSSCYLQGQDGTSALGLYHLGQVQGMIPVGAVNPEGPHGISSLDLNNPGQVVLHHHGWL
- the LOC103703120 gene encoding uncharacterized protein LOC103703120 isoform X3 encodes the protein MGHQGATIREESTGKKCFNVRSILRLKHLQKMATWTGKEAPVRPLSAFFGRLLAAHAEAAGAPLDPFLFPCERCETILQPGYNCTVRIDKNEIKASTQNNIIYKCHFCSHRNLKGGTPTGHVKELLATKPRCISISQPRRSTDKKAGNGMKDSLAKGELYKNKKESIYLNSKSVSASEITSSGEIEAAKDLNKNRKVTPMEKTHMILSKKKSKVGISGLDREDASEGKILSKFKKSRKALCNLKETPKSSEYKTQKCRSSDNLVIPVEKKSSILSKRKRKASVSESDMHTAKNCFVATASDKARGTKRKRRKLLHVTDEIPKISEHQPLLSVHNKESPATPSEKLGEKASKKKKKVSVSGSDKQSACHNSSAATDSGKSVGGSCRRKRKLWYSLREIAERDEHRSTPSISNLANPFPLTPSRDAPIVKQKEQDCSMKLLNKQAKQKKTARSDKKLSSSKMPNGKGKMKCKEGQSAQASVSSTSNEPKSCVHQTDAIGGYHRNLVSGRSMNCLSTRNSSDFHFMSQQSAPVMTAHELQCCNLSSNASAGLQPPIAMAGHHPHCLSPGSNMAYTQLSPVVATNQLCYLSQGPCVSATTQSPMIMPSHQHHCLSQVSNVAAMQQNPAVMASDQLHFLALGPNMSAVQQSPIAIDGQQVHHLSQVCDRSAMLQSPIAMAGHQLHCLGQGPNMTIMHQSPVAMAAHQLHILGQASNLHCLQQSPVVISGHQIHHLNQESSGDAILQPPAFVTDHPLHSLSQEALMVAQPGLFPHYRDITGSSCYLQGQDGTSALGLYHLGQGMIPVGAVNPEGPHGISSLDLNNPGQVVLHHHGWL
- the LOC103703120 gene encoding uncharacterized protein LOC103703120 isoform X1, whose translation is MGHQGATIREESTGKKCFNVRSILRLKHLQKMATWTGKEAPVRPLSAFFGRLLAAHAEAAGAPLDPFLFPCERCETILQPGYNCTVRIDKNEIKASTQNNIIYKCHFCSHRNLKGGTPTGHVKELLATKPRCISISQPRRSTDKKAGNGMKDSLAKGELYKNKKESIYLNSKSVSASEITSSGEIEAAKDLNKNRKVTPMEKTHMILSKKKSKVGISGLDREDASEGKILSKFKKSRKALCNLKETPKSSEYKTQKCRSSDNLVIPVEKKSSILSKRKRKASVSESDMHTAKNCFVATASDKARGTKRKRRKLLHVTDEIPKISEHQPLLSVHNKESPATPSEKLGEKASKKKKKVSVSGSDKQSACHNSSAATDSGKSVGGSCRRKRKLWYSLREIAERDEHRSTPSISNLANPFPLTPSRDAPIVKQKEQDCSMKLLNKQAKQKKTARSDKKLSSSKMPNGKGKMKCKEGQSAQASVSSTSNEPKSCVHQTDAIGGYHRNLVSGRSMNCLSTRNSSDFHFMSQQSAPVMTAHELQCCNLSSNASAGLQPPIAMAGHHPHCLSPGSNMAYTQLSPVVATNQLCYLSQGPCVSATTQSPMIMPSHQHHCLSQVSNVAAMQQNPAVMASDQLHFLALGPNMSAVQQSPIAIDGQQVHHLSQVCDRSAMLQSPIAMAGHQLHCLGQGPNMTIMHQSPVAMAAHQLHILGQASNLHCLQQSPVVISGHQIHHLNQESSGDAILQPPAFVTDHPLHSLSQEALMVAQPGLFPHYRDITGSSCYLQGQDGTSALGLYHLGQVQGMIPVGAVNPEGPHGISSLDLNNPGQVVLHHHGWL